A window from Listeria seeligeri serovar 1/2b str. SLCC3954 encodes these proteins:
- the mprF gene encoding bifunctional lysylphosphatidylglycerol flippase/synthetase MprF, with amino-acid sequence MKEKLMQAYGWFQKNSTIVKIVFITFVMAFVVFEIISIARGIDYPTLKANLTSQSPEQIFLMFIIGLIAVTPMLLYDYVIVKLLPGKFSPSHVVASGWITNTFTNIGGFGGVLGASLRASFYGKNASHKEILLAISKIALFLVSGLSIYCLVSLVTLLIPGFADHFIKYWPWLLAGGLYFPILFIMTKWKSKSLFVDLPIKRELTLIVASLLEWGFAFGCFAIIGVMLGEPVDIFKVFPLFVIASVIGIASMVPGGVGTFDVVMILGLDQLGISQELALAWMLFYRIFYYIIPFIVGLLFFVQKAGKRVNDFLEGLPLLFLQKVAHRFLVIFVYCSGLLLILSSAIPNAVYHVPFLYKIMPFNFLFTSQITIVAFGFLLLGLARGIECKTKKAYIITFIVLGCAIFNTLARVFSIKQAVFLGIVLLCLFLARNEFYREKLVYTWSKIIIDSIIFIVCLAGYVIIGIYNSPNIQHSKKIPDYLQIASEHLWLVGFVGVFIAVVSLVIIYIYLSTTKETLGSPFEAVKVREHLNKWGGNEVSHTIFLRDKLLYWAVDEEVLFAYRIIADKMVIMGEPTGNMDKMEEAIEEVMTNADRFGYRPVFYEVRGTMIPYLHDHGFDFIKLGEEGFVDVQNFTMSGKKKKGERALMNKLAREGYTFEVITPPFDKETWKTLRVISDEWLDGREEKGFSLGFFDTYYLEQADIAIAKNGEGKVVGFASMMPSYTDKMTSIDLMRYSKEAPSGIMDFLFINLFEKAKEDGFEIFNAGMAPLANVGESKYAFLGERLAGLVYRYSQGFYGFKGLRNFKSKYVTEWEQKFVAFRKRSSIAFTMLQLMILVGKKRPLSHNQVVLDFPLDEEAKNPDSE; translated from the coding sequence ATGAAAGAAAAATTAATGCAAGCTTATGGTTGGTTCCAAAAAAATAGCACAATCGTCAAAATAGTATTTATCACATTTGTAATGGCTTTTGTCGTATTCGAAATTATTAGTATAGCTAGAGGGATTGATTATCCAACATTAAAAGCAAACTTAACTTCTCAAAGCCCAGAACAAATATTTCTAATGTTCATAATTGGGTTAATCGCAGTTACACCGATGCTTTTATATGATTATGTCATTGTTAAATTATTACCAGGAAAATTTTCACCTAGCCATGTGGTTGCTTCAGGTTGGATTACCAATACATTTACAAATATTGGCGGATTTGGAGGCGTACTGGGTGCCAGTTTAAGAGCAAGTTTTTATGGGAAAAATGCTTCTCACAAAGAGATTTTACTAGCAATCTCCAAAATCGCTTTGTTCTTAGTTTCCGGTTTATCCATTTACTGCTTAGTATCCCTGGTCACTTTATTAATCCCGGGATTTGCAGATCATTTTATTAAATACTGGCCATGGCTTTTAGCTGGCGGTTTGTATTTCCCAATTTTATTTATTATGACAAAATGGAAGAGCAAGTCATTATTCGTAGATTTACCGATTAAAAGAGAGTTAACTTTAATTGTCGCGTCCCTTTTAGAGTGGGGCTTTGCGTTTGGTTGTTTTGCAATTATTGGTGTGATGCTCGGCGAACCGGTTGACATTTTCAAAGTATTTCCACTTTTTGTTATTGCTTCCGTTATTGGAATAGCTTCGATGGTTCCAGGTGGAGTAGGGACTTTTGATGTCGTCATGATTCTTGGCTTAGATCAATTGGGTATTTCACAAGAATTGGCACTCGCTTGGATGCTGTTTTATCGTATTTTCTACTATATTATTCCATTTATTGTTGGTTTATTATTCTTTGTTCAAAAAGCTGGTAAACGAGTTAATGATTTTTTAGAAGGATTACCACTGTTATTTTTGCAAAAAGTAGCACATCGCTTTTTAGTTATCTTTGTCTATTGCTCAGGGTTATTATTAATATTATCCTCCGCAATACCAAATGCAGTGTATCATGTACCATTTCTTTATAAAATCATGCCATTTAATTTCTTATTCACATCACAAATAACGATTGTAGCATTTGGCTTCTTACTTCTTGGACTTGCACGCGGAATTGAATGTAAAACAAAAAAAGCTTATATCATTACTTTTATTGTACTCGGTTGCGCGATTTTCAATACACTTGCACGCGTATTTTCCATTAAGCAAGCGGTATTTTTAGGTATTGTATTACTTTGCTTATTCTTAGCTAGAAATGAATTCTATCGTGAAAAGCTAGTCTACACTTGGAGTAAAATTATTATTGATAGTATTATTTTCATCGTTTGTTTAGCGGGCTATGTTATTATCGGTATTTATAATTCGCCTAACATTCAACATTCCAAAAAAATCCCAGACTATTTGCAAATTGCTTCAGAGCACTTATGGCTAGTCGGTTTTGTTGGAGTATTCATCGCTGTCGTTAGTTTAGTAATTATTTACATTTATCTTTCCACAACAAAAGAAACACTAGGATCACCATTTGAAGCAGTAAAAGTTCGCGAACACTTAAATAAGTGGGGCGGCAATGAAGTTAGTCATACCATCTTTTTACGAGATAAACTACTATATTGGGCAGTAGACGAAGAAGTACTATTCGCTTACCGGATTATTGCCGACAAAATGGTCATCATGGGAGAACCAACCGGAAACATGGATAAAATGGAAGAAGCGATTGAAGAAGTTATGACAAACGCTGATCGTTTTGGATACCGCCCAGTTTTTTATGAAGTTCGTGGTACAATGATTCCATATTTACATGATCATGGCTTTGACTTTATCAAACTAGGTGAAGAAGGCTTTGTAGACGTTCAGAACTTTACAATGAGCGGCAAAAAGAAAAAAGGCGAACGGGCACTAATGAATAAATTAGCACGTGAAGGATACACTTTTGAAGTAATTACACCGCCATTCGATAAGGAGACATGGAAAACATTACGCGTAATTTCTGATGAATGGCTCGATGGCAGAGAAGAAAAAGGCTTTTCGCTCGGATTCTTTGATACCTATTATTTAGAACAAGCGGATATCGCCATCGCTAAAAATGGAGAAGGTAAAGTTGTCGGTTTTGCTTCGATGATGCCATCTTACACAGATAAAATGACATCAATTGATTTAATGCGCTACTCAAAAGAAGCTCCATCTGGAATTATGGATTTTCTGTTCATTAACCTTTTTGAAAAAGCAAAAGAAGATGGTTTCGAAATTTTCAATGCTGGAATGGCGCCGCTTGCTAATGTTGGTGAAAGTAAGTACGCATTCTTAGGGGAACGACTTGCAGGACTTGTTTACCGTTACAGCCAAGGATTTTATGGATTCAAAGGTTTACGGAATTTCAAATCTAAATATGTAACGGAATGGGAACAAAAATTTGTAGCCTTTAGAAAACGAAGCTCTATTGCGTTTACTATGCTCCAATTAATGATTCTCGTTGGGAAAAAACGACCACTCTCGCACAATCAAGTAGTACTCGATTTTCCACTAGACGAAGAAGCTAAAAACCCAGATTCTGAGTAA
- a CDS encoding VanZ family protein, producing the protein MQVQKCRFFVLLLPVLYLLYGVSLALQFGNNADLINTIANSCLLFIATIILTKMAKLKNWLDFIWFCVFILYIFILLHLVAYISIGDFVNSTYTGNFHVQKEMINLIPFTTIENTITQTLPTMPTIIQIIGNVLLLSPLSFFLLYFKITKSGWKALLVVFLTSCGIELLQFVQTTMITGFESMSLPPDRSTDVDDIILNTLSGLIGVLLAYSIPQVRKRINKRR; encoded by the coding sequence ATGCAAGTCCAAAAATGCCGTTTTTTTGTATTGTTATTGCCAGTATTATACCTTTTGTACGGGGTATCGCTTGCATTACAATTTGGAAACAATGCAGATTTAATTAATACAATAGCAAATAGTTGCTTGCTTTTTATCGCAACCATCATTTTAACTAAGATGGCAAAATTAAAGAATTGGCTGGATTTTATCTGGTTTTGCGTCTTTATTTTATATATATTTATTTTATTACATCTCGTCGCCTATATTTCCATTGGCGATTTTGTAAATAGTACATACACAGGGAATTTTCATGTCCAAAAAGAAATGATTAATTTGATTCCCTTTACAACGATTGAAAATACAATTACTCAAACACTACCAACGATGCCAACAATCATCCAAATTATTGGGAATGTCTTATTACTTTCTCCCTTATCGTTCTTTTTACTTTACTTCAAGATAACGAAATCCGGTTGGAAGGCTCTGCTGGTTGTTTTTCTCACTTCTTGTGGAATCGAATTACTGCAATTTGTGCAAACAACGATGATTACTGGTTTTGAAAGCATGTCACTTCCACCTGACCGTTCCACCGATGTAGATGATATCATTTTAAATACATTAAGTGGACTAATCGGTGTTTTACTTGCTTATAGTATCCCGCAAGTTAGAAAAAGAATAAATAAAAGAAGATGA
- a CDS encoding cation diffusion facilitator family transporter: MKELFGLLKEGNKSALTAAIVNTIVSIIKGFTYFFTGNIAMFAETLHSLGDAANQFFVFIGSALSKKRPTKRFPHGFGRMVNLVLLGAVIVVGIMAFETIREGFAHIIHPTSSTGFLINLIVLLLCTMLEFSVLIKAMREIAHDVGLESKGFALFKDSIRNLGKAKAATKLVFLEDSVATGGGLLAMIAVIISHYTPYHQAEGIASMLIGVMMFIVVGKVFLDNAAGVIGESDKSMHLTVGQLVMSDPDVRDIQVLTVLKEGDVFHVDVEIELDPMLTLAEVDDIKDRLEENIGQLRGVADVLISFDEDDAIRNWEYGDGR; encoded by the coding sequence ATGAAAGAATTATTTGGATTACTAAAAGAAGGCAACAAATCAGCTTTGACAGCAGCTATCGTTAATACTATTGTTTCAATTATTAAAGGTTTTACTTATTTTTTCACCGGAAATATTGCGATGTTTGCCGAAACATTACACAGTTTAGGCGATGCTGCCAATCAATTTTTCGTTTTCATTGGTTCGGCTTTAAGTAAAAAAAGACCGACAAAACGCTTTCCGCATGGCTTTGGTCGTATGGTCAACTTAGTATTATTAGGTGCCGTTATTGTCGTTGGAATTATGGCTTTTGAAACTATTCGTGAAGGGTTTGCCCATATTATCCACCCCACTAGCTCCACAGGTTTCCTCATTAACTTAATTGTACTCTTGCTTTGTACGATGCTTGAGTTTTCTGTTCTAATTAAAGCAATGCGTGAAATTGCACATGATGTAGGCTTAGAATCAAAAGGATTTGCTCTATTTAAAGATAGTATTCGTAACCTTGGTAAAGCAAAAGCAGCCACAAAATTGGTATTCTTGGAAGATTCTGTTGCAACTGGTGGCGGACTGCTGGCGATGATTGCTGTCATCATTTCGCACTATACGCCTTACCATCAAGCAGAAGGTATTGCTTCCATGTTAATTGGTGTGATGATGTTCATCGTTGTCGGAAAAGTCTTTTTGGACAATGCGGCTGGTGTAATTGGTGAATCTGATAAAAGTATGCATTTAACAGTTGGTCAGCTCGTGATGAGCGATCCCGATGTTCGTGATATTCAAGTTTTAACTGTTCTAAAAGAAGGCGATGTATTCCATGTCGATGTCGAAATTGAGCTAGATCCGATGTTGACACTTGCTGAAGTGGATGATATTAAGGACCGGTTGGAAGAAAATATTGGTCAGCTTCGTGGTGTAGCCGATGTACTCATTTCGTTTGATGAAGATGACGCCATTCGCAACTGGGAATATGGAGATGGACGTTAA
- a CDS encoding GNAT family N-acetyltransferase: MRITGERIYLKPFQVSDVNQKLAFHLKNKTFFEGYSMERDERFYTLEEQQALILRLEDFAASDVEYYYGIFLKDTDHLIGTINLFSILRESLQSAFIGYFLDKEHNGNGYATEAVKLMVEFGFDILGLHRIEAGVMPKNERSKQVLLNAGFHLEGLAVKNVRINGTWEDHQVLAIINPGDLNN, encoded by the coding sequence ATGCGAATTACCGGGGAACGAATTTATCTGAAACCATTTCAAGTGTCAGATGTTAATCAAAAACTAGCATTTCATTTAAAAAATAAAACTTTTTTTGAAGGTTATTCCATGGAAAGAGATGAACGGTTTTATACTTTAGAAGAACAGCAAGCGCTTATTTTACGGTTAGAAGATTTTGCTGCGAGTGATGTGGAATATTACTATGGGATATTTTTAAAAGACACAGATCACTTAATCGGGACAATCAATTTATTTAGTATTTTGCGGGAATCTTTACAATCGGCTTTTATCGGTTATTTTCTTGACAAGGAACATAATGGAAATGGCTATGCGACAGAAGCGGTAAAATTAATGGTTGAGTTTGGCTTTGATATTTTGGGTCTTCACCGTATCGAAGCAGGAGTAATGCCGAAAAACGAACGCTCGAAACAAGTACTTTTAAATGCAGGTTTTCACCTCGAAGGCTTAGCTGTTAAAAATGTTCGAATCAATGGAACTTGGGAAGACCATCAAGTACTCGCGATAATCAATCCTGGTGATTTAAATAATTAA
- a CDS encoding methyl-accepting chemotaxis protein: MNINTETEDATLLLDGLLQNVAIIRFDINKKVTYANALFAEAMGYTVDEMLKLSHPDLCFPEHVQSASYKQMWANLLAGEKFQNKIERKNARGERVWFEATYIPIIRDETVIGVAKIATDITRREETVHDFASGLKSMATNLKEHSSVGKTRSESLLALVKSITKESNENTDTLHDLQTEAQNIHGIIHTINGIASQTNLLALNAAIEAARAGDAGRGFSVVAEEVRKLSSRVEEAIKEVEKSVNGITQEINTISSGTERVEAKVEESQEVLILSLEDFSQIESASTALDQNAGAFTKMI, from the coding sequence ATGAATATTAATACTGAAACAGAAGACGCTACTCTCCTACTTGATGGTTTGCTTCAAAACGTGGCAATAATTCGTTTTGATATAAATAAAAAAGTAACTTACGCGAATGCATTGTTTGCAGAAGCGATGGGTTACACAGTGGATGAAATGCTAAAATTATCGCATCCTGACTTATGTTTTCCAGAGCATGTTCAAAGCGCTAGTTACAAACAAATGTGGGCTAACTTACTTGCTGGAGAAAAATTTCAAAATAAAATTGAACGTAAAAATGCTCGCGGAGAACGTGTTTGGTTTGAAGCCACTTATATTCCGATTATTCGTGATGAAACTGTCATAGGTGTTGCAAAAATTGCTACGGACATCACGCGAAGAGAAGAAACCGTCCATGATTTTGCATCTGGACTAAAAAGTATGGCTACCAATTTAAAAGAACATTCCAGTGTAGGAAAAACGCGTAGTGAATCTCTCCTCGCACTCGTGAAATCCATCACGAAAGAATCGAACGAAAATACTGATACTTTACATGATTTGCAAACAGAAGCGCAAAATATTCATGGAATTATTCATACAATCAATGGTATTGCATCACAAACAAACTTACTAGCACTTAACGCAGCGATTGAAGCAGCTCGTGCTGGTGATGCTGGACGTGGATTTAGTGTTGTCGCAGAAGAAGTTCGGAAATTATCTAGCCGTGTAGAAGAAGCTATTAAAGAAGTGGAAAAAAGCGTAAATGGCATCACTCAAGAAATCAATACCATTTCAAGTGGAACAGAACGTGTCGAAGCAAAAGTCGAGGAAAGCCAAGAAGTTTTGATTTTATCATTAGAAGATTTTAGTCAAATCGAGTCTGCTTCTACTGCCTTGGATCAAAATGCCGGTGCTTTTACAAAAATGATTTAA
- the rlmD gene encoding 23S rRNA (uracil(1939)-C(5))-methyltransferase RlmD has product MNQNPVEEGQKFPLTIRRMGINGEGIGYFKKAVVFVPGAITGEEVVVEAVKVRDRFTEAKINKIRKKSPNRVTAPCPVYEACGGCQLQHVAYSAQLELKRDIVIQSIEKHTKIDPQKLNIRATIGMEDPWRYRNKSQFQTRLVGSGQVETGLFGVNSHQLVPIEDCIVQQPVTIKVTNFVRDLLEKYGVPIYDEKAGSGIVRTLVVRTGVKTGETQLVFITNSKKLPKKREMLAEIEAALPEVTSIMQNVNQAKSSIIFGEETFLLAGKESIHEKLMELEFDLSARAFFQLNPFQTERLYQEVEKALVLTGSETLVDAYCGVGTIGQAFASKVKEVRGMDTIPESIEDAKRNAEKNGLENVYYEVGKAEEVFPKWMKEGFKPDAVIVDPPRSGCDQGLIGSLLQAEAKQLVYVSCNPSTLARDLALLAKKYRVRYMQPVDMFPQTAHVETVVLLELKNN; this is encoded by the coding sequence ATGAATCAAAATCCAGTAGAAGAAGGACAAAAATTCCCACTCACGATTAGACGTATGGGAATCAACGGGGAAGGAATCGGCTACTTTAAAAAAGCAGTCGTATTTGTACCTGGCGCAATTACCGGCGAAGAGGTAGTGGTAGAAGCAGTCAAAGTTCGGGATCGTTTTACCGAAGCAAAAATTAATAAAATTCGTAAAAAGTCTCCTAACCGAGTTACTGCACCATGCCCAGTATACGAGGCATGTGGTGGATGTCAGCTCCAACATGTGGCCTATAGTGCTCAACTTGAATTAAAACGAGATATAGTAATTCAATCAATCGAAAAACATACGAAAATTGATCCGCAAAAATTAAATATCCGCGCTACTATCGGCATGGAAGACCCTTGGCGTTACCGTAATAAAAGTCAGTTTCAAACACGTTTAGTTGGTAGTGGCCAAGTAGAAACAGGTTTATTTGGAGTGAATTCGCACCAATTAGTACCAATTGAAGATTGTATCGTTCAACAACCGGTGACAATTAAAGTTACTAATTTTGTCCGCGATTTGCTCGAAAAATACGGCGTTCCCATTTACGACGAAAAAGCAGGCAGTGGAATTGTCCGTACGCTTGTTGTTCGAACAGGCGTCAAAACCGGCGAAACCCAACTTGTTTTCATTACAAATAGTAAAAAACTACCGAAAAAACGCGAAATGCTTGCAGAAATCGAAGCAGCTTTACCAGAAGTTACGTCCATTATGCAAAATGTTAACCAAGCCAAATCTTCTATCATTTTTGGCGAAGAAACATTCTTGTTAGCAGGAAAAGAAAGCATTCATGAAAAACTAATGGAACTGGAATTCGATTTATCTGCCCGTGCCTTTTTCCAATTAAATCCATTCCAAACCGAACGTCTTTATCAAGAAGTAGAAAAAGCGCTCGTACTTACTGGCAGTGAAACTTTAGTCGATGCTTACTGTGGTGTTGGAACGATTGGTCAAGCGTTTGCATCAAAAGTAAAAGAAGTTCGCGGCATGGACACTATTCCAGAATCAATTGAAGACGCTAAACGAAACGCCGAAAAAAATGGTCTAGAAAATGTCTACTATGAAGTCGGAAAGGCAGAAGAGGTTTTTCCAAAATGGATGAAAGAAGGCTTCAAACCAGACGCCGTAATTGTCGATCCACCGAGAAGTGGCTGTGATCAAGGCTTGATTGGGTCATTACTACAAGCAGAAGCAAAACAACTCGTCTATGTTTCTTGTAACCCGTCAACACTCGCACGTGACTTAGCTTTACTTGCCAAAAAATATCGCGTACGTTACATGCAACCCGTCGACATGTTCCCACAAACAGCACATGTGGAAACAGTGGTGCTTTTAGAACTTAAAAACAACTAA
- a CDS encoding OsmC family protein, translating to MTKPLKLVYTENGFDTGKFLIDENTTDYSPADLMLMSIASCSAIVFRKILRKKRLDFTDLWIDATMERIPEEENRIHAIHLHFKITGHELDPKILEKALKLTPKYCSMIRSVENSIIVDESLEIMP from the coding sequence ATGACAAAACCATTAAAACTAGTTTATACCGAAAATGGATTTGACACAGGGAAGTTTTTAATTGATGAAAACACAACCGATTATTCACCAGCAGACCTTATGTTAATGTCGATAGCCAGTTGTAGTGCCATTGTTTTTCGAAAAATTTTACGAAAAAAACGACTGGACTTTACTGACTTATGGATAGATGCAACGATGGAACGAATCCCAGAAGAAGAGAATCGGATTCATGCCATACATCTTCACTTCAAAATAACCGGTCATGAATTAGATCCCAAAATATTAGAAAAAGCATTAAAATTAACACCAAAATACTGTTCGATGATACGTTCTGTAGAAAATAGCATCATTGTCGATGAAAGTCTTGAAATCATGCCATAA
- a CDS encoding deoxynucleoside kinase has product MEGVGNNVIVLAGMIGAGKSSYTELIARELGTKPFYESIKDNRILEMFYDDPKRWAFALQIYFLNTRFRSIKAALTDQNNVLDRSIYEDALFTQINYEEGNISEPEMDTYLDLLDNMMEELEFMPKKAPDLLIYLRGGLDTVLQRISLRGRPYEQIQDNPGLLDYYKHLHSRYDSWFASYDKSDTLVINIDEVDINKPTDAELVMKLIKEKLKR; this is encoded by the coding sequence ATGGAAGGAGTAGGAAATAACGTGATTGTTTTAGCAGGAATGATTGGTGCTGGAAAAAGTAGTTATACAGAGTTAATTGCACGCGAACTCGGTACAAAACCATTTTATGAAAGCATCAAAGATAATCGGATTTTAGAAATGTTTTATGACGATCCGAAAAGATGGGCGTTTGCCTTACAAATTTATTTTTTAAATACGCGTTTTCGTAGCATTAAAGCTGCGTTAACTGATCAAAATAATGTGCTGGATCGTAGCATTTATGAAGATGCGCTTTTCACACAAATCAATTATGAGGAAGGTAACATTTCTGAACCGGAGATGGATACTTATCTAGATTTACTTGATAACATGATGGAAGAGCTTGAATTTATGCCAAAGAAAGCTCCAGATTTACTTATTTATTTGCGCGGGGGTCTTGATACTGTATTACAACGGATTTCACTCCGCGGACGTCCCTATGAGCAGATTCAAGATAACCCAGGATTACTTGATTATTATAAGCATCTTCATAGTCGTTACGACAGCTGGTTTGCTTCTTATGATAAAAGTGACACACTTGTGATTAATATTGATGAGGTTGATATTAACAAGCCAACAGATGCCGAATTAGTTATGAAGCTAATTAAGGAAAAATTAAAACGCTAA
- a CDS encoding YihY/virulence factor BrkB family protein gives MWNKTVKHVKQSSIFQVGQTVTGRVGQNDVSGNAAQLAYYMLFSIFPMMLIAATLLAYMHIDKDSVFNMLKEFAPEQILDFLEENLNNLLTQKNGGLLSIGIIATLWSASNGMNAVMKALNKAYGVTNKRNYVVQRLLSMFFTLAMLATVGATLLLIVFGQQIGLFLINHLNFSEDFLSFWNNLRWTVTLIVIFVVFTFLYWVAPNRRSTLISVLPGAIFSTIGWTVASVGFAYYVNNFANYSATYGSIGVIIILMLWFYLTGIILMVGGELNATLAIRKKKKQLGEIN, from the coding sequence GTGTGGAATAAAACAGTCAAGCATGTAAAACAAAGTAGCATTTTTCAAGTTGGACAAACAGTAACTGGACGAGTCGGTCAGAATGATGTATCTGGAAACGCCGCACAATTAGCGTACTATATGTTATTTTCGATTTTCCCAATGATGTTAATTGCTGCTACTTTGCTTGCTTACATGCATATTGACAAAGATTCTGTTTTTAATATGTTAAAAGAGTTTGCTCCAGAACAGATTTTAGATTTTTTAGAAGAGAATTTAAATAACTTACTAACCCAGAAAAATGGAGGATTACTTTCTATCGGGATTATCGCGACTTTATGGTCGGCATCTAATGGGATGAATGCCGTTATGAAAGCACTCAATAAAGCATATGGAGTAACGAATAAACGTAATTACGTGGTACAGCGTTTGTTGTCAATGTTTTTCACGCTGGCAATGCTTGCAACAGTTGGAGCTACACTACTCTTAATCGTTTTTGGACAACAAATTGGCTTATTTTTAATCAACCATTTAAATTTCTCGGAAGATTTTCTTAGTTTTTGGAATAATCTTCGGTGGACGGTTACATTAATTGTTATTTTCGTTGTATTTACCTTTTTATATTGGGTGGCACCGAACAGACGTAGTACGTTAATTAGTGTACTTCCAGGAGCAATATTTTCCACGATTGGCTGGACTGTAGCATCAGTCGGGTTTGCTTATTACGTTAATAATTTCGCTAATTATTCGGCAACTTATGGCAGTATCGGGGTAATTATTATTTTAATGTTATGGTTTTATTTAACAGGCATTATCCTCATGGTTGGTGGGGAGCTTAATGCAACGCTCGCAATTAGGAAAAAGAAAAAACAATTAGGGGAAATAAATTAA
- a CDS encoding DUF1128 domain-containing protein — translation MNLETPSQENLNFMLTEITTKLKMVNVGVFENIQLDSVDYNALTEIYQLIKRKSNFSPREMQLFAEELRRIRK, via the coding sequence ATGAATCTTGAAACCCCTTCACAGGAAAACTTGAATTTTATGTTAACCGAAATCACGACTAAATTAAAAATGGTAAATGTTGGCGTTTTTGAAAATATCCAACTTGACTCTGTTGATTATAACGCACTTACTGAGATTTATCAGCTAATTAAACGTAAATCAAATTTTAGCCCGCGCGAAATGCAATTATTTGCCGAAGAACTACGTCGGATTAGAAAATAA
- a CDS encoding aminoglycoside N(3)-acetyltransferase, whose translation MGEKMAIWRTKKPYTIKKIVADLEKAGIEQGDTIIFHASMSKANWICGGAVAVILALQTAVGKNGNIIMPAQTGQLTDPAKWENPPVPESWWKIIRVETPPFDPLVTPTRGMGVIAETFRTMPGVSRSFHPFHSFCAWGKDSETILHNQPLQNSLGDESPLGKLYQLSAKIILFGVDNNHNTSLHLAEERSKAFPLVENQAAFLENGKVVWHKYQEIDYDSEAFIALGRAYEKQADFHPTTISGAPTKVYDMRDIVDFGVNYFQTKNH comes from the coding sequence ATGGGAGAAAAAATGGCAATTTGGCGAACAAAAAAACCATACACAATTAAGAAAATTGTAGCAGATCTTGAAAAAGCCGGAATTGAACAAGGAGATACCATTATTTTCCATGCCTCGATGTCAAAAGCAAACTGGATTTGTGGTGGTGCGGTCGCTGTTATTTTGGCGCTCCAGACAGCAGTTGGCAAAAATGGCAATATCATCATGCCGGCGCAAACAGGACAATTAACTGACCCCGCTAAATGGGAAAACCCACCCGTTCCAGAAAGTTGGTGGAAAATTATTCGCGTTGAAACCCCACCCTTCGATCCACTTGTAACGCCGACGCGAGGAATGGGAGTCATTGCAGAGACTTTTCGCACTATGCCAGGAGTATCGCGAAGTTTTCATCCGTTTCATTCTTTTTGCGCTTGGGGGAAAGATTCAGAAACAATTCTACATAATCAACCACTTCAGAATAGCTTGGGGGACGAGTCGCCACTTGGTAAACTCTATCAACTATCCGCAAAAATTATTCTGTTTGGCGTCGATAATAACCATAATACGTCACTTCATTTAGCCGAAGAACGTTCTAAAGCATTCCCGCTCGTCGAGAACCAAGCTGCCTTTTTAGAAAATGGGAAAGTTGTCTGGCATAAATATCAAGAAATTGACTATGATAGTGAAGCGTTCATTGCACTAGGACGAGCTTACGAAAAACAAGCAGATTTCCACCCAACAACTATTTCAGGTGCACCAACTAAAGTGTATGATATGCGAGACATAGTTGATTTTGGAGTTAATTATTTCCAAACAAAAAACCACTAA